The following DNA comes from Sphingorhabdus sp. M41.
CCCATAAACATGCTTGTTCGGCAAGAAGCCCTTGCGATTGTTTGTTCGGAAAGGCGGTACAACGGTTCTGGCTCTGCCTGAGTCCGAGTCCCTCCGCTGAAGAATGGGTATCGCATGCAGCAATGGAATACTCTGGTCAGTATTTTGTCGCTGTATCGGGCTTTTCAGCCAGTTCAAGAGGAGCGTTGAACCCGCTAAGCTTCTCTGAACATACAGATCCGGGTTGATCCATATTCTCCCATGAGTGGATCAACCCGGAGATGATATTACGGTCTGAGTGCAACCGATCGAGTGAATTTGAGTAGTATAGTAGTAGAGTAGAGATTGTAATCGTCATGATTAAACGCGATTTGAACAGCTTCACCCGGCGAGAAAAAGAACTTTTTCTCGGTCACTTGGTGACGTGGGGCGCGATTATTTCTGCCTTTGTTCTGGCGGTCGTCTTGTCACCGGTGGTCGCTGCGGAGCAGGATGAACCTGCCGCAACCATCCGTGCGGATGCCGACACCGATATCGTGATGAGTGACAAGGGCTGATCAGCAACTGACTCACTATCGCCAGCATGTCGTCTGGCGCATCATCTTAACCTCGCACCCTTGATCTGCGATGCTATAAAGGGCCTATAACGGGCGCGCTTCTTCCACCAACATCACCGGAATTCCATCCCGTATCGGATAGGCCAGACCCGCTGCTTCACTGATGAGCTCCTGCGCTTCTGTATCATGAACCAGCGCAGTCCGTGTTATCGGGCAGACCAATATGCTCAGCAATTGTGGATCAATTGCCTGCAGCTCGTCTTTTGCACCCTGAATGCTCATTGTAAGGTAACGCGGTCATCGTCGCCATCCTGGCGGCCGAAAAACTGCAGCAGCTGAATGATCAGTTCGGCGCGATTGGCGAGGCCATCGACTTCCAGCAAAGCCTGTTTAGACGCGGCGTCAAAAGGGGCAATCTGCGCGATGCCGTTGACAAAGGCCATGTCGTCGAGCCGCCCGATACTGTCCCAGTCAACCTGATAGCCTTGCAGTTCAGCAAATTTGCGCGACTCTATTTCGAGCGCAGCGCGTTCGGCGCTGGCCAATACTTCGTCCAGTTCCTGGTCGTC
Coding sequences within:
- a CDS encoding Trm112 family protein; this encodes MSIQGAKDELQAIDPQLLSILVCPITRTALVHDTEAQELISEAAGLAYPIRDGIPVMLVEEARPL